From the Maioricimonas rarisocia genome, one window contains:
- a CDS encoding PIG-L family deacetylase: protein MGEELPEPLDVIAVGAHPDDVEIAVGGTLASLVRQGYRVGIVDLTDGEPTPASPGPDVRLAEAAEAARILGVQVRVTLDLPNRRLFDSFESRVELAKVFRRYRPKIVMGIADKTPMASPDHWQAMQITDAAIFYSRLTKWDDQFDGLQVHTIRKQLWFPLGFSSLKALDTPGAFVSDISDSLDAKMESIRAYHTQFPTSKERIFRMVEGFAKTLGGTAGFVAGELFIPAAPLGVTDLVQTLCPDK from the coding sequence ATGGGAGAGGAACTGCCCGAACCGCTGGATGTGATCGCCGTCGGCGCCCATCCGGACGACGTCGAGATCGCGGTCGGCGGTACGCTCGCGTCTCTTGTCCGGCAGGGGTACCGGGTCGGGATCGTCGATCTGACCGACGGTGAGCCGACACCGGCCAGTCCCGGTCCGGACGTGCGACTGGCAGAGGCCGCCGAGGCCGCCCGCATTCTGGGCGTGCAGGTGCGGGTCACCCTTGATCTGCCGAACCGCCGTCTGTTCGACTCCTTCGAGTCCCGCGTCGAACTGGCGAAGGTCTTCCGCCGATACCGCCCGAAGATCGTGATGGGAATTGCCGACAAAACGCCGATGGCGTCCCCCGACCACTGGCAGGCGATGCAGATTACCGACGCGGCGATCTTCTACTCGCGTCTGACCAAGTGGGACGACCAGTTCGACGGTTTGCAGGTACATACGATCCGCAAGCAGCTGTGGTTCCCGCTCGGATTCTCGTCGCTGAAGGCGCTCGACACACCGGGGGCGTTTGTCAGCGACATTTCGGACTCGCTCGACGCGAAGATGGAATCTATCCGGGCGTATCACACACAGTTCCCGACGTCGAAAGAGCGGATCTTCCGCATGGTGGAAGGATTCGCCAAGACGCTGGGAGGAACCGCCGGGTTTGTGGCCGGCGAGCTGTTCATTCCCGCGGCACCACTTGGGGTGACCGACCTGGTGCAGACGCTCTGCCCGGACAAATAG
- the ilvN gene encoding acetolactate synthase small subunit — MRHVLSALVMNQPGVLARISGMLASRGFNIDSLAVGETENPEFSRMTFVVSGDDRVLDQVRKQLEKIVTIVKVLDYSGKEHVERDLMLIKVKTETGRRSEIKELVEIFRGRIVDVSAAHVMIEISGQEKKIEAFIEAVRPFGILELVRTGRIALLRGSSMSADVSAGAPVEE; from the coding sequence ATGCGACACGTTCTGTCCGCGCTTGTGATGAACCAGCCCGGCGTGCTGGCCCGGATTTCCGGGATGCTGGCCTCGCGCGGCTTCAACATCGACAGCCTCGCCGTTGGCGAAACCGAAAACCCCGAATTCTCGCGGATGACGTTCGTCGTCAGCGGCGACGACCGGGTCCTCGACCAGGTCCGCAAGCAGCTCGAGAAGATCGTCACGATCGTGAAGGTCCTCGACTACTCCGGCAAGGAGCACGTCGAGCGGGACCTGATGCTGATCAAGGTGAAGACGGAAACCGGCCGGCGGTCCGAGATCAAGGAGCTGGTCGAGATTTTCCGCGGGCGAATCGTTGACGTGTCGGCGGCCCACGTCATGATCGAGATTTCGGGTCAGGAAAAGAAAATCGAGGCCTTTATCGAAGCGGTAAGGCCCTTTGGAATCCTCGAACTGGTCCGCACCGGACGGATTGCACTGCTCCGCGGCAGTTCGATGTCGGCAGACGTTTCCGCCGGCGCCCCCGTTGAAGAGTGA
- a CDS encoding helix-turn-helix domain-containing protein, which yields MCDALRPARIDPDGIYHEGRAALLLNLPTATLQRARRENRLRYTRQGRAILYRGQWLLDWLEYDAHPAAEGRSDG from the coding sequence ATGTGTGATGCACTGCGACCGGCCCGGATCGACCCGGACGGCATCTATCACGAGGGGCGGGCGGCGCTGCTGCTGAATCTGCCGACCGCGACGCTGCAGAGAGCCCGCCGCGAGAACCGCCTGCGGTATACGCGGCAGGGGCGAGCGATCCTGTACCGCGGCCAGTGGCTGCTGGACTGGCTGGAGTACGACGCACACCCTGCAGCGGAGGGCCGCTCCGATGGCTGA
- the ispD gene encoding 2-C-methyl-D-erythritol 4-phosphate cytidylyltransferase, producing MPRFAVILPAAGRSSRFGDSRRKKPFVTLKGRPVWVRAAEAFVNREDVAQTLICISEDDRDFFKQTFQANLAFMNIEIVPGGAERADTVQNALARIKADVDYVAVHDAARPLLAKKWVDDVFNAAVEHGAAIPGIPISSTVKRVEQKAITETVPRDGLWCAQTPQVFDRKLLLEAYAKRDGFVATDEAQLVERIGQKVHVVEGSPLNIKITTQEDLKMVEALVDCVPKEQSLKNLHPFADERFL from the coding sequence ATGCCGCGGTTTGCCGTGATTCTGCCTGCCGCCGGCAGGAGTTCCCGCTTTGGCGACTCCCGCCGCAAGAAACCGTTCGTCACGCTCAAAGGCCGCCCCGTCTGGGTGCGTGCGGCCGAAGCGTTCGTGAACCGCGAAGACGTCGCGCAGACGCTCATCTGCATTTCGGAGGACGACCGCGACTTCTTCAAGCAGACGTTCCAGGCGAACCTGGCGTTCATGAACATCGAGATCGTCCCAGGCGGTGCCGAGCGGGCCGATACCGTGCAGAACGCGCTCGCCCGCATCAAGGCGGACGTCGATTACGTCGCCGTCCACGATGCCGCCCGGCCGCTGCTCGCGAAGAAGTGGGTCGACGACGTCTTCAACGCGGCCGTCGAACATGGTGCGGCAATCCCGGGTATCCCGATTTCGAGTACCGTCAAGCGGGTCGAGCAGAAGGCGATTACCGAGACGGTTCCGCGCGACGGACTCTGGTGTGCCCAGACGCCGCAGGTGTTCGACCGCAAGCTGCTGCTCGAGGCGTATGCCAAGCGGGACGGATTCGTTGCCACCGACGAGGCCCAGCTGGTCGAGCGGATCGGCCAGAAGGTGCACGTCGTCGAAGGTTCGCCGCTGAACATCAAGATCACGACGCAGGAAGACCTCAAAATGGTCGAGGCGCTCGTGGACTGCGTGCCGAAAGAGCAGTCGCTGAAGAACCTGCATCCGTTTGCCGACGAGCGTTTTCTGTGA
- a CDS encoding site-specific DNA-methyltransferase, which translates to MAKKRARRKAGTKAKRPIEQYAHQDQQRPNNPPVGLVTPDTDPTELPKQTYAYDPHLDPELRFDRQGAIADAYDDDVNSALAAICEAEQLLLDAVSDDSPLDADRIAALRSQLEGARESLARLQKLREPYLTWAGKAERTSFEVPTVSLHVHERIDPKSIIRAARSNGDSRTEPGTGPKVQRSLFEQPKENPPLRDALDFYKHPHGWTNRLIAGDSLLVMNSLLEKEGMAGKVQMIYIDPPYGIRYGSNFQPFVNRRDVKDGRDEDLTQEPEMIKAFRDTWELGIHSYLTYLRDRLLLARELLHESGSVFVQIGNENLHIVRAILDETFGRGNYLTTISFVTTTGTTGAHLPTVENYLVGYAKHRNNVKYRQLYLSKRQSAGAGPYSWIEESEGTRRRMTRSERTGETPLPPGSRVFRLDNLQSQSGGRAKGEGAACWFAVEYAGQTFKPSLQSTWKTNEDGMKRLHSANRFQPTSSALYYVRFLDDFPVQPLSNAWGDTVTAGFASEKRYVVETNQKVVERCVLMTTDPGDIVLDPTCGSGTTAYVAEQWGRRWITCDTSRVAVTLAKQRLMTAVYDYYRLAHPAEGVRSGFVYRTVPHITLKSIANNPEIREGMTREEIDAAIAKYADQEVLYDQPEVDRSKARVTGPFTVEAVPAINVRPVEEATEPRPLTLEEQQRLPGIPDPDPQQKLTLTAEVSVARYGETSRQAEWRDELARTGVRGKGGRIIRFARMEPLPATRHLHAIGETIEGDSVGPKTVVVSFGPEHAPLEQRQVEQAWEEARSLKVKPDILLFAAFHFDPEAAKDIDELTPEKTGMQFLKLQMNTDLLTDDLKKKRSSNQSFWLIGQPDVELRPVKKGEQKGQWQVEVRGFDYYNPANGEIESGDTSKIAMWMLDPDYDGRSLYPRQVFFPMAGAKDGWAKLAKSLKAEIDPDRIEAYRGTESLPFVAGGHGRVAVKIIDDRGIESLKVMSIEG; encoded by the coding sequence GTGGCGAAAAAACGGGCCCGCAGGAAAGCGGGAACGAAGGCCAAACGGCCGATCGAGCAGTACGCTCACCAGGATCAGCAGCGGCCCAACAATCCGCCGGTGGGACTCGTGACACCGGACACCGATCCGACCGAACTGCCGAAACAGACGTACGCGTACGATCCGCACCTTGACCCGGAACTGCGGTTCGACCGGCAGGGGGCCATCGCCGACGCTTACGACGACGACGTCAATTCCGCCCTGGCCGCCATATGCGAGGCGGAGCAGCTGCTGCTCGATGCCGTCAGCGACGACTCGCCCCTCGATGCCGACCGCATTGCCGCTCTCCGGTCACAGCTCGAAGGGGCCCGCGAATCGCTGGCCCGGCTGCAGAAGCTGCGCGAGCCGTATCTGACCTGGGCCGGCAAGGCGGAACGGACCAGCTTCGAGGTGCCGACTGTCTCGCTGCACGTGCACGAGCGGATTGACCCGAAGTCGATCATCCGGGCGGCACGGTCGAACGGCGACAGCCGAACGGAACCGGGCACCGGGCCGAAGGTGCAGCGGTCGCTGTTCGAGCAGCCGAAGGAGAACCCGCCGCTGCGGGACGCGCTCGACTTCTACAAGCATCCGCACGGCTGGACGAACCGGCTGATTGCCGGCGACTCGCTGCTGGTGATGAACTCGCTGCTCGAAAAGGAGGGGATGGCGGGGAAGGTGCAGATGATCTACATCGACCCGCCCTACGGCATCCGCTACGGGTCGAACTTCCAGCCGTTCGTGAACCGCCGCGACGTGAAGGACGGCAGGGACGAAGACCTGACGCAGGAACCGGAGATGATCAAGGCGTTCCGGGACACGTGGGAGCTGGGGATTCACAGCTACCTGACGTACCTGCGGGACCGGCTGCTGCTGGCGCGGGAGCTGCTGCACGAATCGGGCAGTGTGTTCGTGCAGATCGGGAATGAGAACCTCCACATCGTCAGGGCAATACTCGATGAAACATTCGGACGTGGAAACTATCTCACGACCATTTCTTTTGTCACGACAACTGGGACGACGGGCGCGCACCTGCCAACGGTGGAGAACTACTTGGTGGGCTATGCGAAGCACAGAAACAACGTCAAGTATCGACAGCTGTACCTGAGTAAACGCCAATCAGCGGGAGCAGGGCCGTATTCCTGGATCGAGGAGTCTGAGGGCACAAGGCGGCGTATGACGCGAAGCGAGCGTACCGGTGAAACGCCGCTCCCTCCGGGAAGCAGAGTCTTTCGTCTCGACAATCTTCAAAGCCAAAGTGGTGGAAGAGCGAAAGGGGAAGGAGCGGCATGTTGGTTTGCAGTAGAGTATGCCGGTCAGACTTTTAAACCGTCGCTTCAAAGTACGTGGAAGACAAATGAAGACGGGATGAAGCGTCTACATTCTGCGAATCGTTTTCAGCCAACGTCGTCAGCACTGTACTACGTTCGCTTTCTTGATGACTTTCCCGTGCAGCCACTCAGTAATGCGTGGGGAGACACTGTCACAGCTGGCTTCGCTTCCGAGAAACGCTATGTTGTGGAGACGAATCAAAAGGTGGTTGAACGCTGCGTTCTGATGACGACCGACCCCGGCGACATCGTCCTCGACCCGACGTGCGGTTCCGGAACGACGGCGTACGTCGCCGAGCAGTGGGGCCGCCGCTGGATCACCTGCGACACGTCCCGCGTCGCCGTCACACTCGCCAAACAGCGGCTGATGACCGCCGTCTACGACTACTACCGGCTGGCTCACCCGGCCGAGGGTGTCCGCAGTGGCTTCGTCTACAGGACCGTGCCGCACATCACGCTGAAGTCGATCGCGAATAACCCGGAGATCCGCGAGGGGATGACGCGGGAGGAGATCGACGCGGCGATCGCGAAGTACGCCGACCAGGAAGTGCTGTACGATCAGCCGGAAGTCGACCGGTCGAAAGCCCGGGTGACCGGTCCGTTTACGGTCGAGGCGGTGCCGGCGATCAATGTCCGGCCGGTCGAGGAGGCGACCGAACCGCGGCCGCTGACGCTGGAGGAACAGCAGCGGCTGCCGGGCATCCCCGATCCCGACCCGCAGCAGAAGTTGACGCTGACTGCCGAAGTGAGCGTCGCCCGCTACGGCGAGACGAGCCGCCAGGCGGAATGGCGGGACGAACTGGCCCGGACCGGTGTCCGGGGCAAGGGGGGCCGGATAATTCGCTTTGCCCGCATGGAACCGCTGCCGGCGACGCGGCATCTGCACGCGATCGGCGAGACGATCGAAGGGGATTCGGTCGGCCCGAAGACGGTGGTGGTTTCGTTCGGTCCGGAGCATGCCCCGCTGGAGCAGCGGCAGGTCGAGCAGGCGTGGGAGGAAGCCCGCAGCCTGAAGGTGAAACCGGACATCCTGCTCTTCGCGGCGTTTCACTTCGATCCCGAAGCGGCGAAGGACATCGACGAGCTGACGCCCGAGAAGACCGGGATGCAGTTCCTCAAGCTGCAGATGAACACCGACCTGCTGACGGACGACCTGAAGAAAAAGCGGTCCAGCAACCAGAGCTTCTGGCTGATCGGCCAGCCGGACGTCGAGCTGCGGCCGGTGAAGAAGGGCGAGCAGAAGGGGCAGTGGCAGGTCGAGGTGCGGGGCTTCGACTACTACAACCCGGCCAACGGCGAGATCGAGTCGGGAGACACGTCGAAGATCGCGATGTGGATGCTCGACCCGGACTACGACGGCCGCAGCCTGTACCCGCGTCAGGTGTTCTTCCCGATGGCGGGGGCGAAGGACGGCTGGGCGAAGCTGGCGAAGAGTCTGAAGGCGGAGATCGATCCCGACCGGATCGAGGCGTACCGCGGGACGGAATCGCTGCCGTTCGTTGCGGGCGGGCATGGCCGCGTCGCGGTGAAGATCATCGACGACCGGGGGATCGAGAGTCTGAAGGTGATGTCGATTGAGGGGTGA
- a CDS encoding DUF4339 domain-containing protein, whose product MAVDTVSLKAMVWSRRFAIRCRNRETGDRDAAKGHSSMASKWYYKEMGEEFGPLSTGELRHLAERGVVTTETPVRQSKQSPWIPAGRIEGLLTLSHARTVQNSSAMSTPMAKQPASPQPLVEDAPASQKAKRDTRPSPPPPRTSSKQEAGAAAAPHLEQSMTKSQANIIIALLLIGLGFPLFGAIRPTQRWEYRIESPSDISFSDSMQALGDEGWELVFARRATSSFGGASYEMIFKRPK is encoded by the coding sequence ATGGCGGTCGATACGGTCAGCCTCAAGGCGATGGTCTGGTCGCGGCGTTTCGCAATTCGCTGCCGAAACCGCGAAACAGGGGACCGCGACGCAGCAAAGGGTCACAGCAGCATGGCATCGAAATGGTACTACAAGGAGATGGGAGAGGAGTTCGGACCACTTTCGACGGGGGAACTTCGCCACCTGGCCGAGAGGGGCGTGGTCACAACGGAAACGCCCGTACGGCAATCAAAGCAGTCTCCCTGGATTCCAGCGGGGCGGATCGAAGGGCTACTCACGCTGTCGCATGCGCGGACAGTCCAGAACAGCTCCGCAATGAGCACACCGATGGCAAAGCAGCCTGCATCTCCGCAGCCGCTGGTTGAGGATGCGCCAGCGTCGCAGAAAGCGAAGCGGGACACTCGCCCGTCACCACCTCCCCCCAGGACATCGAGTAAACAGGAGGCTGGCGCGGCTGCCGCCCCGCATCTGGAACAGTCGATGACGAAGTCTCAAGCCAACATCATCATTGCACTGCTGCTGATCGGACTCGGCTTTCCCCTCTTCGGAGCGATTCGCCCGACGCAGCGATGGGAATACAGGATCGAGAGTCCCTCAGACATCAGTTTCAGCGACTCGATGCAGGCCCTTGGCGATGAGGGATGGGAACTCGTGTTCGCGCGACGAGCCACGTCGTCGTTCGGTGGTGCATCTTACGAAATGATCTTCAAGCGGCCGAAGTGA
- the ilvC gene encoding ketol-acid reductoisomerase — protein sequence MAVTIYYDDDADLSLLKDKTIAILGYGSQGHAQAQNLRDSGCNVVVGQRKGSANYDLAVSHGFDPMPIDEATRAGDLVNILLPDEVQGDIYREHVRPNLEPGNVLLCSHGFNIHFGQVKPPEGVDAALVAPKGPGHLVRSEYVKGGGVPSLIALYEGASESSRQLALAYAKGIGGTRGGVIETSFAEETETDLFGEQVVLCGGVSALVKAAFETLVEAGYQPEMAYFECMHELKLIVDLFYEGGLNYMRYSVSNTAEFGDYSSGPRIVTDETKAEMKKILEEIQTGKFARDWILENRANTPVFQATRRREREHQIETVGRQLRSMMSWIDAKEV from the coding sequence ATGGCTGTGACCATCTATTACGACGACGACGCAGACCTGTCGCTGCTGAAGGACAAGACGATCGCCATCCTTGGCTACGGCAGCCAGGGACACGCGCAGGCCCAGAACCTGCGGGACAGCGGCTGCAATGTCGTCGTCGGCCAGCGCAAGGGGAGCGCCAACTACGATCTGGCGGTCAGCCACGGCTTCGATCCGATGCCGATCGACGAAGCGACCCGCGCCGGCGACCTCGTCAACATCCTCCTGCCCGACGAAGTCCAGGGGGATATCTACCGCGAGCACGTCCGTCCCAACCTCGAGCCGGGCAACGTCCTGCTCTGCTCACACGGCTTCAACATTCACTTCGGGCAGGTCAAGCCGCCCGAAGGTGTCGATGCCGCTCTGGTCGCCCCCAAGGGACCGGGACACCTCGTCCGCAGCGAATACGTCAAGGGTGGCGGCGTTCCGTCGCTGATCGCCCTGTACGAAGGTGCCTCCGAGTCGTCCCGGCAGCTGGCCCTGGCGTATGCCAAGGGGATCGGCGGAACCCGCGGCGGCGTCATCGAAACGTCGTTTGCCGAAGAAACCGAGACCGACCTGTTCGGTGAGCAGGTCGTGCTGTGCGGCGGCGTGAGCGCCCTCGTGAAGGCAGCCTTCGAAACGCTCGTCGAAGCCGGGTACCAGCCGGAAATGGCGTACTTCGAGTGCATGCACGAGCTGAAGCTGATCGTGGACCTGTTCTACGAAGGCGGCCTCAACTACATGCGGTACAGTGTCTCGAACACGGCAGAGTTCGGCGACTACTCCAGCGGCCCGCGGATCGTCACCGATGAAACCAAGGCCGAGATGAAGAAGATTCTCGAAGAGATCCAGACCGGCAAGTTCGCCCGCGATTGGATCCTCGAGAACCGGGCCAACACCCCCGTCTTCCAGGCGACCCGTCGCCGCGAGCGGGAGCATCAGATCGAGACCGTCGGTCGTCAGCTCCGCAGCATGATGAGCTGGATCGACGCCAAGGAAGTCTGA
- a CDS encoding MerR family transcriptional regulator has product MADPIVIDTGAVRVSLSSEVLRPLVEAAVREALAAVPQQAKPAERTEGAERRPLAVSHREAAALIGVSARLLDDLAIPVVRAGRRRLYRVADLEAWLEHQVHGEGRSAQ; this is encoded by the coding sequence ATGGCTGACCCGATCGTCATCGACACCGGTGCGGTGCGGGTGTCCCTTTCGTCCGAGGTCTTGCGGCCCCTCGTTGAGGCGGCCGTCCGTGAGGCCTTGGCCGCAGTGCCGCAGCAGGCGAAGCCCGCGGAACGGACGGAAGGAGCGGAACGGCGTCCGCTGGCCGTTTCGCACCGGGAGGCCGCGGCCCTGATTGGTGTGTCCGCTCGGCTGCTGGACGACTTGGCAATTCCCGTGGTTCGAGCCGGCAGACGCCGACTGTACCGCGTGGCCGATCTTGAAGCCTGGCTGGAGCACCAGGTGCATGGCGAAGGGAGGTCGGCTCAGTGA
- a CDS encoding GIY-YIG nuclease family protein, which yields MTSPKARTIQIFLPFGEPRGIRIAEFTTRNIQTILIPRSDLVQAKSRSELDHVAVYFLFGESEEFAKPIVYIGQTEDVRKRLDHHNSSKDFWKTAVLGISRTQTFTQAHIRYLEWYCIQKAKEVNRYALDNDNTPGKPFVTAPMEADLFDAFEMLNVLMSTLGYPVFEPIVKSDAAAQFFLKGKEAEATGELVEDGFVVRAGAIGRKEITPSAEDVVKAARSKLLESGVLLEENGCLKLTQDFLFSSPSGAAETLLGRTANGWTEWKTAEGLTLHDVHRAEE from the coding sequence ATGACGTCACCCAAGGCGAGGACGATCCAGATCTTTCTGCCGTTTGGAGAACCGCGAGGGATTCGCATTGCGGAGTTCACCACGCGAAATATCCAGACGATCCTCATACCGCGCTCGGACCTGGTCCAGGCGAAGTCACGGTCGGAACTCGACCACGTGGCCGTCTACTTTCTCTTTGGAGAATCGGAAGAGTTTGCCAAGCCGATCGTCTACATCGGCCAGACGGAGGACGTCCGCAAGCGGCTCGATCATCACAACAGCTCGAAGGACTTCTGGAAGACTGCCGTCCTGGGAATCTCCCGAACGCAGACGTTCACCCAGGCTCACATTCGATACCTGGAATGGTATTGCATCCAGAAGGCGAAGGAGGTCAATCGCTACGCCCTGGACAACGACAATACGCCAGGCAAGCCGTTCGTCACAGCGCCGATGGAAGCGGACCTGTTTGATGCCTTCGAGATGCTGAACGTGCTGATGTCGACGCTCGGATATCCGGTGTTCGAGCCAATTGTGAAATCGGACGCGGCAGCGCAGTTCTTCCTGAAGGGGAAGGAGGCCGAAGCGACCGGTGAGCTGGTGGAGGACGGATTCGTCGTGCGGGCCGGGGCGATTGGTCGTAAGGAGATCACTCCTTCTGCCGAGGACGTCGTGAAGGCAGCCCGCTCCAAGTTGCTCGAAAGTGGAGTCCTGTTGGAAGAGAATGGTTGTTTGAAGCTGACGCAGGACTTTCTCTTCAGTTCACCAAGCGGTGCTGCAGAGACATTGCTCGGCAGAACAGCCAACGGTTGGACCGAATGGAAAACCGCGGAAGGCCTGACACTGCACGACGTCCACCGTGCGGAGGAGTGA
- a CDS encoding alpha/beta fold hydrolase — protein sequence MSENPIPNPADDEASGESCPTPLSWEQVLEEFTRSGSPLEVGSTGGTITGATYGSGSPLYFLGGISGDHRLFALLAYLLREEHRCVLLDYPDLPGRLRPLERLNRIVDGILAVADQLQDEALLLYAANFGTVPAMELMRREPQRVRAALLQGAGLRYQLTAFERLVFRAGGAWPGRLERVPGWFSMQAQNHRPWFPPFDASRWQFLIDNLGATPACQAARRAGILTAVDYRESAEKLSMPIQLVRTEGEGRLTTVRQDELEQRLPNVRSEWMHTTGQLPYLTHPHRLVKLLRTFQQDAALEPAATEKG from the coding sequence ATGTCCGAGAACCCGATCCCGAATCCTGCCGACGATGAAGCGAGCGGGGAATCCTGCCCGACGCCTCTGTCGTGGGAGCAGGTGCTCGAGGAGTTCACCCGCAGCGGCAGTCCGCTCGAGGTGGGAAGCACCGGCGGGACGATCACCGGCGCGACATACGGCAGCGGATCGCCGCTCTACTTCCTCGGCGGGATCTCTGGAGATCATCGTCTCTTCGCGCTGCTGGCGTACCTGCTGCGCGAAGAGCATCGCTGCGTACTGCTGGATTACCCGGATCTGCCCGGCCGCTTGCGACCGCTCGAGCGGCTGAACCGGATTGTCGACGGCATTCTCGCGGTGGCCGATCAACTGCAGGACGAGGCGCTGCTCCTGTATGCCGCCAACTTCGGTACGGTTCCCGCAATGGAACTGATGCGGCGCGAGCCGCAGCGGGTGCGGGCGGCACTGCTGCAGGGTGCAGGCCTGCGATACCAGCTGACGGCCTTCGAACGCCTGGTGTTCCGGGCCGGCGGCGCCTGGCCGGGCCGCTTGGAACGTGTTCCCGGCTGGTTCTCGATGCAGGCGCAGAATCACCGGCCCTGGTTTCCTCCGTTCGACGCGTCGCGTTGGCAGTTCCTGATCGACAACCTGGGAGCGACGCCCGCGTGTCAGGCAGCACGCCGTGCCGGTATCCTGACGGCGGTCGATTACCGCGAGTCGGCGGAAAAGCTTTCCATGCCGATTCAGCTCGTGCGGACCGAAGGGGAAGGGCGTCTGACAACCGTCCGGCAAGACGAGCTGGAGCAACGACTTCCGAACGTCCGCAGCGAGTGGATGCACACGACCGGTCAGCTGCCATATTTGACGCACCCGCACCGGCTCGTGAAACTGCTGAGGACGTTTCAGCAAGACGCTGCCCTCGAACCTGCCGCGACCGAGAAGGGATGA
- a CDS encoding sugar phosphate isomerase/epimerase family protein has product MQTLKIAVATAPFQQPIRQAVQTAAATGASGLQIDARNELKPSELSETGRRQFLHMLSEMQLSVASVTFPLRRPLQEREALDARIAALKQAMEFAFQLKARVLTTRLSDLPDDPDSRDAVTLQEILEDLSRHANHVGVKLAIASGSHDTQALSGLIERSSQGPLGIDFDPASAVMGRRDPAQVLRDLHRHVMHFQIRDALRQVDGPGKEVAVGRGEVSWEEMLAMIDDMNYTGWLTVRRSEGDERAGDSARAVTYLKNVALG; this is encoded by the coding sequence ATGCAGACACTCAAGATTGCCGTCGCGACCGCTCCATTCCAGCAGCCGATCCGCCAGGCCGTACAGACGGCCGCGGCCACGGGGGCTTCGGGTCTTCAGATCGATGCGCGCAACGAACTGAAGCCGAGCGAACTGAGCGAAACCGGCCGTCGCCAGTTTCTGCACATGCTTTCGGAGATGCAGCTGTCGGTCGCTTCGGTGACGTTTCCGCTTCGGCGTCCGCTGCAGGAGCGCGAGGCGCTCGACGCCCGCATCGCCGCGCTCAAGCAGGCGATGGAGTTCGCGTTCCAGCTCAAGGCACGTGTTCTGACGACGCGGCTCAGCGACCTGCCGGATGATCCCGACAGCCGCGATGCCGTGACGCTGCAGGAGATCCTCGAGGATCTCTCGCGACACGCAAACCATGTCGGCGTGAAGCTGGCAATTGCGTCCGGCAGCCACGACACGCAAGCACTGTCCGGACTGATCGAACGGAGCAGCCAGGGGCCGCTGGGGATCGACTTCGATCCGGCCTCGGCCGTCATGGGGCGGCGCGACCCGGCGCAGGTCCTGCGGGATCTGCACCGGCATGTGATGCATTTCCAGATTCGCGATGCCCTGCGACAGGTGGATGGCCCCGGCAAGGAAGTGGCGGTCGGCCGCGGCGAGGTCTCGTGGGAGGAGATGCTCGCGATGATCGACGACATGAATTACACCGGCTGGCTGACCGTGCGTCGCAGCGAAGGAGACGAACGCGCCGGCGACTCCGCGCGAGCCGTCACGTACCTGAAGAACGTCGCGTTGGGATGA